GTAGTGGTGGACTCCAAGATCACCCTGGACGACAATGCCCTCTACCGGCACCCCGAGCTGGCGGAGTTGCGGGAGGCGGAGGAGCTCACCCCGGCGGAGAGCGAGGCCCGGCGCTACGGCCTCTACTACGTGGGGCTGGACGGCAACGTGGGCTCGCTGGTGAACGGGGCCGGGCTGGCCATGGCCACCAGCGACGCCATCGAGGCCTTGGGAGGACGATCGGCCAACATTCTGGATGTGGGCGGGGGGGCCCGGGCCCAGAGGGTAGCTGCGGGCATGAACATTCTGCTGCGCGATGCTCGGCTGCGCTCCATCCTGGTGGCGATCTTCGGCGGGATCACCCGGTGTGACGAGGTGGCGGCGGGCATCCTGGCCGCCATCCAGTGCTCGGGGGCGCCGGTGCCCATCTACGTGCGCCTCACGGGCACTAACGAGCACGAGGGGAGGCAGATGCTGGCCGGAGCTCCGGTGACACTGGTCTCGGACCTCTACGAGGGGGCGCGCCTGGCGGTGGCTACTGCGGAGGCGGCATGAGCATCCTTCTGGACGCGGAGACCAGGGTACTGGTGCAGGGGATCACCGGGCGCGAGGGGCGTTTCCACACTCAGCGCATGCTCGACTATGGCACCAAGGTGGTTGCCGGGGTGGTGCCGGGCCGTGGAGGGGAGTGGGTACACGGGGTGCCGGTGTTCGATAGCGTGCGGGAGGCCATGGTGGCCACGGAGGCGGAGGCATCGGTGACGTTCGTGCCGGCGCGCTTCGCGACCGATGCCATTTACGAGGCCGCCTTCTCCGGCATCAAGCTGATCGTGAGCGTGACCGAGGGCATCCCGGTGCATGACGTGGTGCGGTTGCGGCGCTTCCTGGCCGAGCGGAACGCCCGCCTGATAGGGCCGAACTCTCCTGGCATCGTGGTGCCCGGAGCGGCCAAGCTGGGCATCATGCCGGGTAGCATTCACACTCCGGGCCCGGTGGGGGTGCTGTCTCGCAGCAGCACTCTGACGTACGAGATCGTGGCGGCGCTGAGCCGGTTCCGCCTCGGGCAGTCTACCGTAGTGGGGATAGGCGGGGACTACGTGGTGGGCACAGGCTTTGTGGAGCTGCTAGAGCTGCTCAACGATGACCCCGACACCGAGGAGGTGGTGCTGATCGGGGAGATCGGGGGGATGGAGGAGCAGCTGGCGGCAGAGTACATCGGCAGCCACATGAGCAAGCCGGTGGTGGCCTACATCGCCGGCCTGACGGCGCCTCCGCGCAAGCGCATCGGCCATCCCGGGGCGATAGTGGACCGCTCCGATAGCAGCGCGCAGGAGAAGATCGAAGCGCTGCGGGCGGCGGGGGTGCAGGTGGCGGAGCATCCGGCCCAGGTGGCGGAGCTGCTACAGGCCGGAACGAGGGAGGGGGCGTGAGTCTCTGGGGGGCGGACGCGGCGCGGCGCGCAGTCGGCTCCGGCAGAGGCACGGGCTGAAGCCGCGTGCTAGAGATGCGAGGCCGGCCTGCGCCGGCTGGCGACTGGAGCCCGCGAAGGTGTGTTGCGCCCGGGTGTCGAGCCTGATGCCCGTGGATCAGGCGGTCTCTGCTCTGAGAAGTCCCGCTAAGCCGCCTGTTGATCAGGGGCCAACGTGACCTGCCTCCGGTACGAGCTCAAAGCATCACAGACACTCGGCCTCGCCCTACCCCTGAACCTCCACCTCTCAGTATGGTCCGCGCAATCGCTCCTTTCATGGTATCAGGTGTGCCCTAGAGAGACACGAAGGTCTGCGGTGAATCCCACCCCTACTGCAGCGCCTCTTCCTCGCTCACCCGTCGCTGGCCGCTTGGCCGCGCCTCCGCCTCCACTATCTCCGGCCACTCCTCCCCCGCTTCCACCATCCGCCGCAGCAGGCGCTCCCGCATCACCGCCGCCACCTTCCGGTGCGACTCCATGTGGATCAGGTTGGTGAGCTCGTAGGGGTCGGCCTCCAGGTCGTACAGGCAGTCCTCCACGTAACGGTCCGAGCCCGGATCGCGGCCGGGGTCCTTGTCGGGGGCTACCACGGAGTACTTCCAGCGCCTGGTGCGGACGGCCCGGCCCACCTGAGCCTCGCTGATCTGGATGAACACCTCCTCCGGCCAGTCCACCGCTTCCCGTCGCAGCAGGGGCATGATGGAGCGGCCCTGCATCCGCTCGGGCACCTCCAGCCCGGCGGCGTCCAGCAGGGTGGGGGGCAGGTCCACCAGGCTGACCATCTCCCGCACCTGACCGCCGCCCCGGAAGCCCGGCCCCGTCAGCAAAGTGGGTACGCGGACGGCGCTGTCGTGGCAGGAGCGTTTGTACTCGGCGTTGCGGGTCTTGAAGTGGCTGCCGTGGTCCGAGGTGAAGAGGACAATGGTATTGTCGCTGAGGTCCAGGCTCTTCAGGGCATCAAGCAGTCGGCCGAAGGCCTCGTCCAGCCGCTTGACCATGCCGAAGTAGCCGCCCAGGTGCTGGGCCGCCGAGCCACCCAGGGCCTGAAGGTCGGGCGGGATCCAGCGGCCGGTGTAGCGCTCCCGGTAGCCATCCGGAGGCGGGTAGTCGTCCACGTGGTTCTGGTGATGGGGCTCCAGGTAGGAGATGGTGAGGAAGAAGGGCTCGTGCTGGTGCTCGTCCAGGTAGCGGATGGCGGCATCGGTGAGGGCGTCCACTCGATAGCCGGGCAGCCGCACCGGCCGATTGTCGTTGTCATACATGACGGTGCGGTAGGGCTCAGAGGTGAACTCCAGCAGCTCCGAGCCCAGCCAGTACTGGAATCCGCCCCGCCGCTCCTCCGGCACCGCCTCCGGGTGCTCCCGGCCCGCCAGGTGCCACTTGCCGATGTAGCCGGTGTGGTAGCCGGCGTCGTTGAAGCGACGGGCCACGGTGTCCTCTCCCACCCGCATGCCGATGCCGTTGCGGAAGACGCCGGTGTTGGTGGCGTAGAGGCCAGTCTGTAGAGAAGACCGGGCCGGGGCGCACACTGGTTGGCAGGTGAAGGCGTGGTACAGGTGCGTGCCCTCTCGAGCTATCCGGTCGAAGTTGGGGGTCAGGCCCAGCGGGTTGCCGTGGACCCCGGTGGTATCCCATCGCTGCTGGTCGGTGAAGAAGAAGACGACGTTGGGCCGATCCGGGCGCCGATGGTTCATTCCACTCTCCTCAGGATAGGTTATAGGTTACAGGTTACAGGGTAGGAGGGTCGGCATCCGCCGCGTCTCAGCGGCCGTCATGCACTCACCTCATGGCCTGGAATCTGATCCCTCCAACCTGCACCCTGTTCCCTGTACCCTATACCCTGTTCCCTGTTCCCTGTAACCTACTCCAGCCCCAGGCCGCGCAGATTGGCCACCACTCCCTCCTCCTCGGCCCGGTACAGCCGCCAGATGACGCGCAGGCCCTGGAGGCTGCCGGGGCCGTCGGTGAGGGGGCGCTGACCGGTCTCCACGCAGTCGAGGAAGTGCTTCATCTCGTTCTCGGTGTGTTTGTTGGGCTCCGCCTCCATGATGAGCTCTTCCTCGCCCTTGTGGATGAAGGTGAGCTTGCCGTGAGTGATGTCGGCCTCCAGCAGGCCATCGGTGCAGTGGGCGTGGAAAGAGTAGCCCAGGCGGGTACCCCGCGCGCCCCAGGTGCCAAAGTGGTAGCCCAGGCGTCCGCCCTCGAACTCGATGCAGACGTTGCTGGTGCCCTCCTTCTCCATCCATGGGGTGCCGAAGTTGGTTCCCAGGTGGGTGCCCTGAATGGGGCGGCCCAGGTACCAGAGGAGGAT
The sequence above is drawn from the Anaerolineae bacterium genome and encodes:
- the sucD gene encoding succinate--CoA ligase subunit alpha, producing the protein MSILLDAETRVLVQGITGREGRFHTQRMLDYGTKVVAGVVPGRGGEWVHGVPVFDSVREAMVATEAEASVTFVPARFATDAIYEAAFSGIKLIVSVTEGIPVHDVVRLRRFLAERNARLIGPNSPGIVVPGAAKLGIMPGSIHTPGPVGVLSRSSTLTYEIVAALSRFRLGQSTVVGIGGDYVVGTGFVELLELLNDDPDTEEVVLIGEIGGMEEQLAAEYIGSHMSKPVVAYIAGLTAPPRKRIGHPGAIVDRSDSSAQEKIEALRAAGVQVAEHPAQVAELLQAGTREGA
- a CDS encoding sulfatase-like hydrolase/transferase; protein product: MNHRRPDRPNVVFFFTDQQRWDTTGVHGNPLGLTPNFDRIAREGTHLYHAFTCQPVCAPARSSLQTGLYATNTGVFRNGIGMRVGEDTVARRFNDAGYHTGYIGKWHLAGREHPEAVPEERRGGFQYWLGSELLEFTSEPYRTVMYDNDNRPVRLPGYRVDALTDAAIRYLDEHQHEPFFLTISYLEPHHQNHVDDYPPPDGYRERYTGRWIPPDLQALGGSAAQHLGGYFGMVKRLDEAFGRLLDALKSLDLSDNTIVLFTSDHGSHFKTRNAEYKRSCHDSAVRVPTLLTGPGFRGGGQVREMVSLVDLPPTLLDAAGLEVPERMQGRSIMPLLRREAVDWPEEVFIQISEAQVGRAVRTRRWKYSVVAPDKDPGRDPGSDRYVEDCLYDLEADPYELTNLIHMESHRKVAAVMRERLLRRMVEAGEEWPEIVEAEARPSGQRRVSEEEALQ